ACATGATCAATGAAATATTTTCCCCTCGACCTGAAGATATTGACTATGCAAAACGTTTAGTCGCTGCCTTTGAAGAAGGTAAAGCGAAAGGCGAAGCGTCAATAGCATTTGGCGGACAATTAGTAGATTTACCTATTTTAATGCGTGCACAGCGCATTCTTGAAGAAGCTGGAGAGAGTTAATTATGAGTCAAATAAAAGAAGGTTGGGTTGGACGTTATTTTGAAGATTTCGTGCTAGGTGATATTTACCGTAGTCGTTTGGGTCGTACCATCACACTGACTGACAATATTCAGTTCACGATGATCACCAACAACACGAATCAACTGCATTTCAATGAGCACTATGCCGAACAAACTGAATTTGGTAAGCCGCTAGTAAACAGCGCGTTGACATTATCTGTGGTTGCTGGCTTAGCAGTTATCGATGTAAGCGAGCACGGCTTTGCACTGGGCTGGGATTATATTAAATTGCCTAACCCTGTTTTTCCTGGTGATACTATTTATGCTGAAACTGAAGTGCTTGAAGTACGTGAAAGTAAATCTCGCCCTAATCAAGGTGTAGTAAAAGTTTGTACTCGCGGCGTCAATCAACATGGAAAAATAGTGATTGATTATGCTCGCTCAGTCATGATTTGGAAGAAAGGTGCTGCGCCAGCAACGTCTATTTTTCCTGAAATAGTCTAATGAACGCTGCTCAAGATAAACCTAGCCGAAAAACGCTAGGTCAGCCGCTTAAAGGTGTCACGGTGGTTGCTCTTGAGCAAGCCGTTTCGATGCCTTACTGCACATTTGTTTTAGCAGAAATGGGCGCTGAAGTCATTAAAATCGAACGGGTTGGCAGTGGCGATGTGGTCAGAGGCTGGGATTCAGCTGTACATGGCTTGTCGACCGGTTTTGTTTGGGTGAATGCAGGTAAAAAAAGTGTCGAACTTGATCTTAAAAATGAGGAGGGGCGTAAAGTTCTTCGTCAATTGATTAGCGATGCAGATATTTTTGTTGAGAATTTAGGTCCCGGTGCAGCGGCCCGTTTAGGGGTTGGCCCAGATGACTTTACTGATCAGCCCGGGCTAATTTATGCCAGCTTGTCCGGTTACGGTCAAGATGGCCCTTATCGTGACGTTAAAGCCTACGATTTAACGATGCAGGGTGAAACGGGAATATTGCTGAGCAATGGTTACCCCGACCAACCAGCAAAAGTAGGTTTACCTATAACAGATCTGATTGCAGGATCTAATGCAATCACTGGGATTATGATGTCACTGTATCAGCGGCAAACGACGGGCAAAGGCGCCTACCTTGATATCTCAATGTTCGACTCTGCGCTGACGTGGCTGGGTTATTTCCCTCACCATGCATGGCACAGCGGATCTGAGCCACCTTTATCGGGTATGAAACACCAGTATATTGTTCCTTATGGCCCTTATTTGGCTTCTGATGATCGTTATGTCTCTTTAGTTGTTGCTGATGATAAGAGTTGGAAACGCCTGTGTGAAGATGTGATTGATAAACCAGAATGGCTCACAGACCCTGTCATGATGAGCATTGCTTCTCGACGAGAAAATCGTACTGTTGCAGAAGCAGCAGTTGAGAAAGTAATGGCTTCTCAACCTAGCGATGTGTGGAAAGCGAAGCTTGATAAAGTTGGCATTCCTTACGGTGATGTTAATACCATGGCTGATGTCATAAAGCATCCACAAGCATTGGCCCGCAATATGTTCGTTGAAACAAGCTCAGAGCATGGAAAATTACCACTTGTGCGTTTTCCATTAGCGCCGGCGGATAAAGAACGTCATTTACCTAGCTTGGGCGAGCATACAGATTCGGTTCTTAAAAAGACCTAATTACCTTGCTAGCAAATAAAAGATCAAATTAACTAATATATTAGTTAATTTGATCTAACAAATACTTAATACCTCAAATGAGAGAGAGTAAAAATGAGAACTGATTTTCAAGCCGGAGCCGCACACGGCTACGAATATGCGACAACAGGTGACGCGCCTTATAGCTTGTTGATTGTCCATGGAATTGGTGGTCACGGTGGCACCTATGATGTTTTTTGTGAGCCACTAGCTAAGCGTGGTGTCAATATTGTTTCTTTAGATCTTCCAGGACATGGTTTAGCACGTTGTCGGGATGGCGAAAAAGGTAACTGGCGTTTTGTTGAATGGTTAGAAGATATTGATGTTGCAGCTAAAGCAATGCAGAAAAAATTTGGCAAACCGGTATATGTATTGGGCTCAAGTCAGGGAAGTGCTGCAGCGTTTCACTCCTTAGCGTTTTCAGAGGCGGTTAGTGGCGCAGTCTGTATGAATATTATTCTTACCGAGGTAGAGCCTAAAGAGACCGATCCTGCTTATCCACATTATATAAAACTGAGATCTGATGCGATTAAACAATATGCAGCTCAAGTGGGCGATAGTGAAAGAATAGATTTATCAGAAGTTGTGGATTGGAACAAAAACTACGCGTCGGATGATCCTAATATTTTAGCCAAGAAACAAGAAGATGAATTACGTGCATGGACTTACGGTATGGCCAGCATGGTGAGCTATTGGAATTACGAGCCGCCTATTTCCGCAGCTGAAAATACTAAGCCTGTTCACTTAGCTTATGGTGAAGCAGACAAGTTTACCTCTGCTAACTATATGAAAGCTTGTTATAACGCAATAGGGGGTCCTAAAGCGTTGGTGTCTATTAAAGACGGCTCGCATCAATTAATGCTTTATCATACAGCTGAATATATAGATATTGTTGATAAATGGATCAGAGAACAGGTGAAATAAGTATATGAAATTTGTAAGAGTAGGCAAGCTAGGCGCTGAAAAAGCTGGTGTGATTGATACAAACGGAAAAATTCGTGATATTAGTTCACTAGTAGAAGATGTTGATGGTGATATATTCTCTGGCACGACTCTAGCACAGTTGAAAAATTGTGATCTAAGCCAACTTCCCGTGTTAACTGAAGAACGCTATGGCGCTTGTATAACAAATGTTGGCAAGATTATCTGTGTAGGTCTTAACTACTATGATCACGCGAAAGAATCGGGTATGGAAGCGCCAGCAGAACCCGTTTTGTTTATGAAAGCGACAAGTTCACTTAGCGGCGCGAATGATAATGTCGTTATGCCCATTGGTGGTGAAAAGCTCGATTATGAAATTGAGTTAGGTGTTGTCATTGGCAAAGCAGCTAAAAACGTTTCGGTTGATAACGCTGCAGAGCATATCGGTGGCTTTTGCATATTTAATGATGTATCTGAACGCGCTTTTCAATTGGAAGGTACAGGTCAGTGGGTAAAAGGTAAAAGTTGCGATACTTTTGGTCCTTGTGGTCCTTGGTTAGTAACACCTGATGAAATTGACGATGTTGGCAGCTTGGACTTAGAGTTGTCAGTTAATGGTGATGTTCGCCAAAAAGCCAATACCAAAGATATGTTGTTTAATGTGCCTGAAATTATAGCCTTTATTAGCCGGTTTATGACATTACTACCAGGAGATTTGATCGTAACGGGTACTCCTCAAGGAGTGGTACTTGGTATGGAACCGAAGGTTTACATGAAACCAGGTGACCAGATGTCGTTAATGATTGAAGGACTTGGCACACAATCTCAAATGGTTGTGGGTAGTGAACACGCGTAGTTCCGATATCAAAGGAGCCGTCAATAGTGAATGCGAAGATTACAATGAACGGTGAAGACTGGGCAACTGGAAAAGTTATTCTTATTACAGGTGGAGCCTCAGGCATTGGATAGGCGGCAACGATTCGTTTTTCCATGGCCGGTGTAAAAGTCGCCATTGTCGATATCAACGAAACTGCGGGCAAAAATTTAGTGTCGAGGGTGGTCAATAGTGGCGGAGAAGCCATCTTCATCAAAACGGATGTGACGAAAAGTGATGATGTGGAAAATATGGTTGCACAAACCGTCAAGCAATTTGGTGCTTTAGATTTTGCGTTTAACAACGCAGGAATTGAAGGTAAGCTGGGTGTTCCTGCGGCGAATATAACAGAGGATGACTGGGGAAGAATTTTATCCATCAATCTCACCGCAGTATGGTTATGCATGAAATATGAACTACAGCACATGGTTGAAAATGGTGGGGGCGTAATAGTCAACACAAGCTCAACCGCAGGCTTGGCTTCGGCGGTTAATTCTGGCGCCGCTTATTGTGCAAGTAAGCATGGCGTTATTGGCCTGACAAAAACAGCGGCTAAAGAATACCGAGCACAAAATATTCGTATAAATGCTATTTGCCCCGGCGGCGTAAATACGCCATTGTTGCAGAGAACTGCTGGCGATGCAGATATATCTTCAATAATGAAAACTAACCCTGGGTTAATTTCTTCTCCAGAAGATGTCGTAGAGTCAGTTGTTTGGCTTTTTTCACAGAGTTCATCCATTGTTAATGGTCACGCTTTGTTACTTGATAATGGGATGTTGGCCTAAATCGTCAACAGTGGATAACGGTTATAACTAAAAGAACGAGATTATATGAATAATGAACAGACGTCAGTATTGCGCATTGATATGGTGTCAGACATTGTCTGTCCGTGGTGTATTATTGGCTATAAAAAATTAGAAAAAACATTAGAAAACCTAAAAAGATCTCGACCTGAACTTTCGGTTGAAGTGAACTTTAAACCTTTCCAATTAATGCCTCAAATCCCGCCTGAAGGTAAGGATGTTAAAGAGCATATTATTGATAAATACGGTTCCTCAGAAGCTGCCCTCCAGGGTGCCGCTGCTTATCATGAACGTATTAAAGCTGTTGCTCGTGAGCATGGCGTGGCATTAAATGCAGGACCAGAATCACGGGTTTACAACACTTTTGAGGCGCATAAATTATTACATGCCGCAGAAAGTCCTGAGCAACAACTGGCATTGAAACTGGCTTTGTTTAAGGCAAATTTCACTGACCTGAAAAACATATCGGATCGAGAAACCCTAGTGAGTATAGCAAGTGAGGCGGGTATGGAGCCTGATCAAGCCCGCCATATTTTGCAGGATGACGCTATCGCGAAGGAGCTCGCTCACGATATTTATAAATACATAGAAATGGGCGTCAATTCAGTACCAACCTTTTTTATCAATGGACATCATAGTACCAATGGGGCTCAGGACGAAGTAGTACTACAACGCTTTATCGAAAATATCTTAGATGGTAGAGCATAAAGCTAAAGTGAAATGAGATATTTCATTTAATTGCATTAGTATATAATTAGTGTGTTGACACTTTAATTACACTAGTGCATTATTTGGTGGTAATCTAAAAAGAATCATTTAGATATTATTTATTTATGTATATATACAGGAAAAGTGAACTATGAAACGACTTGATAAAAAAGTAATTGTTATGACTGGCGGCGGTGGTTCTATTGCAACAGCGGCTGCAAAACGCTGTGCTGAAGAAGGAGCAACACTCGTTTTAACTGATATCCGAGAAGATGCTTTAGAAGCCTCGGCTGCGGGTGCTCGTGCTGCAGGAGCTGAAGTATTAACGATGGTGTCTGATACTCGTTCGGAAGAGCAGTGTGAAGAAGTAATGGCGAAAACTGTTGAAAAGTTTGGTCGCATTGATACAGTTTGGGCGAATGCTGGAGAAGTTTGGGTTGCAGAAGCGCTTGATCAAGATAAAGACTTTTTTACAAAATGTCTTGAACTAGAAGTAACAGGCCAGTGGTTACCCATTCGTGCAGCACTTCCAACGATGATTAAACAGCAAAGTGGCTCGGTATTGGTTAGCTCTTCAATGACCGCGAATGTTGGTATCAAACACATTGCCGCGTACAGCGCAGCCAAAGGCGCACTTCAGGCGCTTATGGTGACTTTAGCGGTAGAGCACGGTTGTAACAACATACGCTTCAATAGCTTAGCAATTGGCTCTGTCGAAGGGCGACATATTATAGCATCCAACGCGATGCGCCAGGGTATTTCATACGAGGAGGCTGAGAAATTAGTTAATACGACCAAAAAGGTCAGAGATATGATCTTTAGTCTAGGCCGTATGGGCGAGCCTGCCGATATTGCGCCTGTAGTTGCATTCTTCGCGTCGGATGATTCTAAGTGGGTTACGGGTACTAACTTTTTCCCTGATGGTGGGCTTACACACAATGGTATGGCCGGTCTTCATGGGCTTTCGCCGGAGCAGTCAGCAAGCTTTATGCAACATGTCGTAAAATAATGAATGTTGCAAAATATTGAATGGCGAGTTAAGGAGGCAAGTGATTGGTTCCTTAACTCGGTTTATTACCAATATCACTAACTATGTAAACACGTAGTTAGTGATATGGGTATTATTTTTGTATTTTACCTTGATAACTAACATTAGTTATATTCTTTATCCACATGCATATCTATGCTTTCCATTGTAACGAGGTGCATTTGAATAACTCATTAACAAAAGAAGTCGATGTCATTGTTATTGGATCGGGTGCGGCAGCATTTTCCGCCGCTTTAACGGCAGCGATTGGTGGTTTAGAGGTTCTCATTGTTGAGAAGTCTGAATTTTTTGGTGGAACAACCGCCATTTCAGGTGGTGCACTGTGGATCCCTGAATCAACGCACGCCAAAAAAGCAGGGTTACCTGATGATCGTGATCAGGTTCTCACTTATCTAAAATCAGTTATTGGGGATCATCTGCAACAAGATAAGGTGGATGCATTTCTTAATGCAGGGCCAGAAGCTTTGGACTTTCTTGAAAAACATACCTTAGCAAAGTTTATTGTCCGTGATGTAGCGCCTGACTATCAATCTGAACTTAAAGGCTCGGTGTCCGCTGGGCGAACACTCGATACCTCTGTATTTGACGGTAGACTACTCGGTAAAAACTTTGATAAATTAAGACCTCAATTACCACAATTTATGGCGTTAGGTGGAATGATGGTAACGCTGGAGGATGCCGAGGCTGCAGCGTTACTTGGCCGTTCTTGGTCGGCTACTGCTCATCTATTCAAATTGGTTGGTCGCTATTTTATGGACCGATTAAAGTACTCCCGCGGCACGCGTTTAGTTTACGGTAATGCGCTAATAGGTTCGTTGTTGAAGTCTGCAATCGACATGGATATTCGGTTATGGAACCAAGCTGAGGCGACTTCTTTGATTAAGGAAAATGGTCGCGTAAGCGGTGTTTCCATTAAGCTTAATAGTAAACAATATGACAATCAGAATATAGATGTTCGGGCTCGTGGTGGTGTTGTGCTAGCAGCAGGAGGAGCGCCTCATAACCCAGAATGGCGCAAGTCAAATTTACGTTCGCCTGAAACACATATCAGCATGGCTCCTGCCAGTAATACCGGTGGTGGAATTACCTTAGGTATTGAAGCAGGGGGAATGCTTTCAAAAGAACAGTCAGAAGCC
The sequence above is a segment of the Colwellia sp. 20A7 genome. Coding sequences within it:
- a CDS encoding MaoC family dehydratase, with product MSQIKEGWVGRYFEDFVLGDIYRSRLGRTITLTDNIQFTMITNNTNQLHFNEHYAEQTEFGKPLVNSALTLSVVAGLAVIDVSEHGFALGWDYIKLPNPVFPGDTIYAETEVLEVRESKSRPNQGVVKVCTRGVNQHGKIVIDYARSVMIWKKGAAPATSIFPEIV
- a CDS encoding CaiB/BaiF CoA transferase family protein; this encodes MNAAQDKPSRKTLGQPLKGVTVVALEQAVSMPYCTFVLAEMGAEVIKIERVGSGDVVRGWDSAVHGLSTGFVWVNAGKKSVELDLKNEEGRKVLRQLISDADIFVENLGPGAAARLGVGPDDFTDQPGLIYASLSGYGQDGPYRDVKAYDLTMQGETGILLSNGYPDQPAKVGLPITDLIAGSNAITGIMMSLYQRQTTGKGAYLDISMFDSALTWLGYFPHHAWHSGSEPPLSGMKHQYIVPYGPYLASDDRYVSLVVADDKSWKRLCEDVIDKPEWLTDPVMMSIASRRENRTVAEAAVEKVMASQPSDVWKAKLDKVGIPYGDVNTMADVIKHPQALARNMFVETSSEHGKLPLVRFPLAPADKERHLPSLGEHTDSVLKKT
- a CDS encoding alpha/beta hydrolase, giving the protein MRTDFQAGAAHGYEYATTGDAPYSLLIVHGIGGHGGTYDVFCEPLAKRGVNIVSLDLPGHGLARCRDGEKGNWRFVEWLEDIDVAAKAMQKKFGKPVYVLGSSQGSAAAFHSLAFSEAVSGAVCMNIILTEVEPKETDPAYPHYIKLRSDAIKQYAAQVGDSERIDLSEVVDWNKNYASDDPNILAKKQEDELRAWTYGMASMVSYWNYEPPISAAENTKPVHLAYGEADKFTSANYMKACYNAIGGPKALVSIKDGSHQLMLYHTAEYIDIVDKWIREQVK
- a CDS encoding fumarylacetoacetate hydrolase family protein gives rise to the protein MKFVRVGKLGAEKAGVIDTNGKIRDISSLVEDVDGDIFSGTTLAQLKNCDLSQLPVLTEERYGACITNVGKIICVGLNYYDHAKESGMEAPAEPVLFMKATSSLSGANDNVVMPIGGEKLDYEIELGVVIGKAAKNVSVDNAAEHIGGFCIFNDVSERAFQLEGTGQWVKGKSCDTFGPCGPWLVTPDEIDDVGSLDLELSVNGDVRQKANTKDMLFNVPEIIAFISRFMTLLPGDLIVTGTPQGVVLGMEPKVYMKPGDQMSLMIEGLGTQSQMVVGSEHA
- a CDS encoding SDR family oxidoreductase, producing MAGVKVAIVDINETAGKNLVSRVVNSGGEAIFIKTDVTKSDDVENMVAQTVKQFGALDFAFNNAGIEGKLGVPAANITEDDWGRILSINLTAVWLCMKYELQHMVENGGGVIVNTSSTAGLASAVNSGAAYCASKHGVIGLTKTAAKEYRAQNIRINAICPGGVNTPLLQRTAGDADISSIMKTNPGLISSPEDVVESVVWLFSQSSSIVNGHALLLDNGMLA
- a CDS encoding DsbA family oxidoreductase, with the protein product MNNEQTSVLRIDMVSDIVCPWCIIGYKKLEKTLENLKRSRPELSVEVNFKPFQLMPQIPPEGKDVKEHIIDKYGSSEAALQGAAAYHERIKAVAREHGVALNAGPESRVYNTFEAHKLLHAAESPEQQLALKLALFKANFTDLKNISDRETLVSIASEAGMEPDQARHILQDDAIAKELAHDIYKYIEMGVNSVPTFFINGHHSTNGAQDEVVLQRFIENILDGRA
- a CDS encoding SDR family NAD(P)-dependent oxidoreductase; the protein is MKRLDKKVIVMTGGGGSIATAAAKRCAEEGATLVLTDIREDALEASAAGARAAGAEVLTMVSDTRSEEQCEEVMAKTVEKFGRIDTVWANAGEVWVAEALDQDKDFFTKCLELEVTGQWLPIRAALPTMIKQQSGSVLVSSSMTANVGIKHIAAYSAAKGALQALMVTLAVEHGCNNIRFNSLAIGSVEGRHIIASNAMRQGISYEEAEKLVNTTKKVRDMIFSLGRMGEPADIAPVVAFFASDDSKWVTGTNFFPDGGLTHNGMAGLHGLSPEQSASFMQHVVK
- a CDS encoding FAD-dependent oxidoreductase, encoding MNNSLTKEVDVIVIGSGAAAFSAALTAAIGGLEVLIVEKSEFFGGTTAISGGALWIPESTHAKKAGLPDDRDQVLTYLKSVIGDHLQQDKVDAFLNAGPEALDFLEKHTLAKFIVRDVAPDYQSELKGSVSAGRTLDTSVFDGRLLGKNFDKLRPQLPQFMALGGMMVTLEDAEAAALLGRSWSATAHLFKLVGRYFMDRLKYSRGTRLVYGNALIGSLLKSAIDMDIRLWNQAEATSLIKENGRVSGVSIKLNSKQYDNQNIDVRARGGVVLAAGGAPHNPEWRKSNLRSPETHISMAPASNTGGGITLGIEAGGMLSKEQSEAAFYVPVSVWHKENGEEVKYPHLLGDRLKPGSVAVDSSGLRFTNESSSYHTFVQGMHETSKTDSIGPVFLICDQQFIKKYGLGLARPGPSAHKELLNAGYLIKADSISGLADKLEVPAVSLQKTVAQMNKYADQGHDPDFGKGSTEYNRYQGDKAHSPNPCLGEIKQGPFYAIKLWPGDIGTALGLTTDSAARVLNTDNNPIEGLYACGNDMNSIMSGFYPGGGITIGPGLTFGYLAAKDILAKVK